The Aspergillus luchuensis IFO 4308 DNA, chromosome 4, nearly complete sequence DNA window AGTTCCAGAGAGGCCGGAGGCCGTATGTGGCACCACGAAGATGGAGGACATCTAATGCATCGGATACTGTATTGGTGTCGAGAGCCGCGAGGCGGTCCAAAAAGCTGGTTGTGTCGctcatcctcttccggcTATAAGTGCGGACTGACTTCGGGAATGAAACTCGGAAAATTGAGGTAAACATGTAACAAAAGTAATCTCTTTGGCAACTCGTAGTCAACTTGTACCCTGACTCTCTTTATGTATCGGAAATAGTCTATTTCGGATGCAAATACTCCGTATATCGGCAAGAGTATGCGGGGTGCGACATCCCGAGTTGTCTGTCATCCCGGCCGACGGACGGGATGTGATGGTCCGTCTGTCCATCGATGCAACGGAATCTTCTACCCCGCCGCATTCGATGGGGACCCCACTACCATATCACAACTCTTACAGCAGCATGAGTATCGGTATCAATGACGCAAAGCAGCTAGATGAAGCAATGAATGCGCCGGAAGGTCCGAACCGGGGGACAGAAACCCGCTACTACGCAATAAGACGTACTGAAGATAGACGATTCGGTAAGGAGTAGCTGGAGCTTATGGACGAACTAATGAGTTGATTCGAATGATTGCATTTTGGTGGTAAGCAACTAGAAAGCATGCAGTTGTACGAGATGGGATGGCGATGTAGATGGGGTGCCTCTCCGGAGGTAGGGAAGGCGCTCCTGCCGCCAGGGCCGGAACAAGGTAGGGCCGAAGCcccaccaacctcctcaacagTACTTGGGCCTCGCCTCTGAGCATATTGTAGTGATACACTATTATCGGGAACTAGTAGGACAGAGTGCATGACATCAGTCCTAGCAATGGGTAGAATTAACAAGTTAGTATCATATACACCTGCATATCACCAACCCCACTAACCGGCTCTACATTTACCCCCAGCTGGAGTAAGATAATGGATGTATTGATCCAGCAATCAGGGAATTGATCATAAAGCCTTTTTGATAGTATTGGCATCCAAGTAAGCGAATCGAGCTTGAAATCCGGTTCCATGTTGCTTGGCTGCTATCGCGGGATGCTGTGCAAGTAAACTTGAGACTTGAAgtgagatactactactattactcaCTCGGGCTATTGATCTATTGGACTTCTGTTTGTAGGTGAGTAGAAGAACTAAGTACTCTGCCTGGACCGACATTCGAAATCATTCCAAGATAGTTTGTAGCCTGGTCTCTGAGTATTCATATTCTATCGTAATCATACATCGGATCGGTGCTTTATGACACTCATTAAATACACTTGCTAGCTGACCTGTCATTCACGGTATGTCCGCCACCAGGGCCCCGGAGATCTGCGAAAAATTCGGCCATGCAGACTATACAGGTACAGTTCGTGCTTCCCATTAGCCTAAACTGGTGGAATAGACTCTCGGCAAATTGGGCACTGCAATCGAAGTCGCATCCAGCTCTCGAGACAGGTACTATGGAAGATATGCCGACATGGGGTGACCATGTATGTCCGTCGACTGAGGAGACTCGTGGCCCCGTCCGTCATGCTGCTACTGCCAGCACCGCCCGGAGCTGCAAGGACGGGAACCTCGATTTCTTGCATACAGATGGCACAATCAAATActgccttcttcttatctttcGCCCGCTGCTTATCTTCATCTTTGGCCTCCATGGAGTATTCCCGCTCGTCAGCCCTCAAGGCCCCGATTGGAAGGACTCCGCCAGACTCAAGATCATCGCCGGATCCAGAGCTATCGCGTAGCACGGGGTGATAATCATAGGCGGGTGGCGCCCACCCACTAGGAACAAAGAAGCGAGGTCCCAGAATGTCCTGGCTAGCCAATACCCAGACCTGAACCCacacccagccagccagtgcCAGGGCTGTGGTCGAGTCGGGTCGAATGAAAAGCACATTCCCGCGTGCAGTCAAAAAGTAGATGAATGGAAAGAGTCGAAGGAAACTTTGGCCAACCACAAATTCCCAGCGCAGAGCTTTGCGGCAATTGCGCATAACATTTCGATATATCTGGGGTACCCAGAaggatagatatataaatccGAGGGTTCGAGCATATATGGCTCCCATGCGGTTTGGCCAAATGAAAGACCAGACAGatatgatgaggaggacaaACAAGATAAAGTAAAACCGGGCGTACATGGCACCGACATCACCTCGTGTATCCTGCGCAGTCGGCGTGGCGCCCCGATTCGCAGGAGGTTCGTTTTCCTCTGATGGCGGATCCTGATCGGGGGTCAAAATGATAGGCGTTGCGCCAGTATCGGTGACTCGAGTCGTAGTAGCAGGGAGTGGAAGGTTCCCTGATCGCGTAGTAGGATTCGGTCGAcgttcttgttctcttcgCTCCGGGGCCTGGACTGCCCAGATTTCCATCATGAATTTCATCCCGATATAACTGACCGAGAGGAAGGTCAAGAAGGATGCTGTTGTCATAACAAGGAAGGAAACGGCCGGATAAAGCTCCAGTAGCATGAAAACAAGTACGAATGAATCGCCGAACGCCATGAGCGCGATCGTGTAGAAGCTGATCCGGCTCCTAGTAGATGGCGTGGATGCTTCTTTGATTTGACGTAACAGTAAAGCGATCTGGCCAACGGAAAAGGCCGAGATCATAAAGATGATGCGAGCAGAGAATTTGCCAAATTCCTCCATTTTCGGCCCCGATAGATAGAGTGCTTCTGTCGGTGGGAAGTCAGGAGCTCCCTTAGTCTCTAGAATGTATCCACAATCAGGCGAGAACACGACGGCTGACATGACTAGgggcggaggagacggaaTGGGGGCTCCCATTGGATATCTCAGCTCTTGTTCTATCTGCTCGATGATCGTTTTATCTGTAAGGTAGCCATGGATCGCGACGGGATGCAGCTGGAGGTAGACGATATGTTCACATTTTGGAGCAGGGTATTCCACCTGCTCCGTCCCGACAAGTGAGGACCAAGGAAATAGGGTAGGAGGCCGATTCTGCTTCTCAGATATAGTGTCCGAGAGGGATTTGACGAGAAGCTGGTGGGTGAGGTTGTATGCGTCTGGCGACATCATCAGATGCGGTAATGCGAATACGCCACCAAATTTCTCGCTGGTTGTAGTCAAGATGATAGCGCCCGTCTCCGGGAAATGAACACCATACAGCGACAGATACCAGGTGTTACCCCAGAAATCGCCGCTCTCCACAGCCAAAGTTGCTCGGATCTCCCGAACCTGGCCCTCGGGCAATTGgacttcctcaccaccgccctcccGGAGATCAAGGTAGAAAGTGCCACTATCCCCCGTAACATTGTGACTGAACTCATGCGTGAAGTATTCGTTCTCCAGTGCAATTGCAGTCGTGTTCAACAGGGCATGTTGTTTGTTCTGTTTGTGGCGTACCCATTCTCCGCGCAGCTTACCGGTCGCATTACGATAGACTGGGAGGAGTAATTGGGTCAAGTTAAGACCGGAGAAAGCGTCAGGCACGGCAAGGGCCTTGGGAGGCCTCAAGCCCGCCTCTGCCATGGTGGACCGCAGCTGAAACCGAGCTCTATCCTGAACATCTGGCAGAAGATCCCAAGCATAGCTATCGTTCTTTCTGACACCCGAAAATGGGAGCCATCGGTCGGTCCCCGGATCGAAGTCGCCATACTTAGACTCATTCAACATGTGAAGCGCGTTCCGCTCCCTCACAAGCTCTCTTTGGTGCTCTTCATCCTGAGAGACCAGAGGTGAATGCGACTGCGAGCTCAGAAGCAGGTAGAAAACTaccagaaagaagaaaaaagaaccgCGGTGATCCATAGGTGGCCACAAATCGCGGGCATCgaatggaggagggttgCTCCTGGAGGCCCAACTTCTGGTGTGCTGCGCAGAGACGGGCAGCCCTCGCGAGATCCTCGACTGTTGTAAGAGCGCGAGGAACAAGCAGTAGCAGTACGACGTCACTATCGGAGTAGCACGTGATGCAGCGACCGGGAGGGGCCACGGGACAGTCGGAAGGGTCGATGACACATGGATCCAAACAGAGGTTGGCTGGTACCAGAGAATTAGAGGGGCTAGACCTCGTGCTGTCAAGATATTGCAAGTGCTAGATGCATCGAAGCTGCGAACTGCCTTGTACAACAGCCAGGTGGTATCTTATCGGGAGTGAAggctagatagatagtagacTTAAGGGGGGCCGACGGGCGGGAAAGCACCGGCGCACGTGAGGCTGCCGACTAGCCCCAATCCAAGACGGATCCGGGGCAATAGATGATCCGGTGGATCGGtagtatattactattactactacttctattCCATGAATATACGATGTACGCAATTATCAAAACCCTCAAGACAGTGAGGACTGTCTATATCCACTGCTAGCACAACTGTATATCGGGCTCGATTGGCCGAAAAGCCAGAAAGTACGATCTGGATTGACTATAGAATTGATTTGAATTGTATCCGTTATATAATGTTGAGGCAATGGCTGGAGTAGGCGTAGTCACGTGCCTGGCGCTCAGGGCGCCCAGGAACGACCCCTTTCCCTTGACCGCTAGATCACCTAGATAGCTACAATTCAAGACACTCTTTTTGCTAGAATCCGCGTTCGTTTTcgttgcttgctttgctaaGCAAATCAAACCTCAACATATAATCATGAACGACAACAACGCACGACAGGAGGTTACATATCAACCCGCTGTTTGAAGAGACTCTTGCCCCTCAGCCATTGTCGATAGCGCTTATAACGTTTCTTTTCATAATCCTCGGCTACCACAGTCAGGCCTCCCTCCGAGACATTCAAAAACTCAGCATAATCCGCAAGGTTCTCTTCGGCATTAGCTTCCAGAGTGGCCTCCTCTACGTTGCACTTATTTGCATATTCCAGTAAATCCAGACTGGATTCATGCTCACGAATGGAAGTGGCAGTCAACTCGTCTTCAGAGGTCACAACAAGTGGAACCTTCAAAGGATGGTTAATGTAGCGTTCgtattcttctccttctgcagcGGTCACAGACGGGTTTAGCGAGTCGGTCACCAGCTGGCCAAGAGTCCACTGCGCAATTTGCGTTTTGCTCGGGGTCGTGACCGTCGACTCCTGAGAAGAGTGCATGGAACTGAAGGAGTGAGGCAGTCCGAATGATGTAGATTTCATAATACCTGCAGACGGTGGTAATTTATCAGCGGAAGGCGGCTGATGAATCCAGTTGTAGCTGGACTGGGATGTTGCGCTACCGAGTTGTGGGCGGCCCGCTGGATCGATGGAGGTCTTAAGCGGTTCCTGGATCTTGACGCTACGTGGTGGGTGTCGTTCCCGGTTGATCTGATCGTGGGGGATCCGGGGAACAAACGGACTAATGTCGTAGGGGGCGCCGGAACCAGGCCGGAATGGAAGATAGCGG harbors:
- the dscA gene encoding ubiquitin-protein ligase dscA (BUSCO:EOG092619VG;~COG:O;~EggNog:ENOG410PISQ;~InterPro:IPR001841,IPR024766,IPR013083;~PFAM:PF13923,PF14634,PF00097,PF13639,PF12678;~SECRETED:SignalP(1-22);~TransMembrane:7 (n7-18c22/23o386-405i417-438o444-465i551-569o575-593i614-633o639-655i);~go_function: GO:0008270 - zinc ion binding [Evidence IEA]), with the protein product MDHRGSFFFFLVVFYLLLSSQSHSPLVSQDEEHQRELVRERNALHMLNESKYGDFDPGTDRWLPFSGVRKNDSYAWDLLPDVQDRARFQLRSTMAEAGLRPPKALAVPDAFSGLNLTQLLLPVYRNATGKLRGEWVRHKQNKQHALLNTTAIALENEYFTHEFSHNVTGDSGTFYLDLREGGGEEVQLPEGQVREIRATLAVESGDFWGNTWYLSLYGVHFPETGAIILTTTSEKFGGVFALPHLMMSPDAYNLTHQLLVKSLSDTISEKQNRPPTLFPWSSLVGTEQVEYPAPKCEHIVYLQLHPVAIHGYLTDKTIIEQIEQELRYPMGAPIPSPPPLVMSAVVFSPDCGYILETKGAPDFPPTEALYLSGPKMEEFGKFSARIIFMISAFSVGQIALLLRQIKEASTPSTRSRISFYTIALMAFGDSFVLVFMLLELYPAVSFLVMTTASFLTFLSVSYIGMKFMMEIWAVQAPERREQERRPNPTTRSGNLPLPATTTRVTDTGATPIILTPDQDPPSEENEPPANRGATPTAQDTRGDVGAMYARFYFILFVLLIISVWSFIWPNRMGAIYARTLGFIYLSFWVPQIYRNVMRNCRKALRWEFVVGQSFLRLFPFIYFLTARGNVLFIRPDSTTALALAGWVWVQVWVLASQDILGPRFFVPSGWAPPAYDYHPVLRDSSGSGDDLESGGVLPIGALRADEREYSMEAKDEDKQRAKDKKKAVFDCAICMQEIEVPVLAAPGGAGSSSMTDGATSLLSRRTYMVTPCRHIFHSTCLESWMRLRLQCPICRESIPPV